The Pseudomonas berkeleyensis genome includes a region encoding these proteins:
- the rpsG gene encoding 30S ribosomal protein S7: protein MPRRRVAAKREILDDPKYGSQILAKFMNHVMESGKKAVAERIVYGALDTVKARKNSDPLEIFEKALDAIAPLVEVKSRRVGGATYQVPVEVRPSRRNALAMRWLVDFARKRGEKSMALRLAGELLDAAEGKGAAVKKREDVHRMAEANKAFSHYRF, encoded by the coding sequence ATGCCAAGACGTCGTGTAGCAGCAAAGCGTGAGATTCTGGACGATCCGAAGTACGGAAGTCAGATTCTCGCCAAATTCATGAACCACGTGATGGAAAGCGGCAAGAAGGCCGTGGCCGAGCGCATCGTTTACGGTGCTCTGGACACTGTCAAAGCACGCAAGAACAGCGATCCCCTGGAAATCTTCGAGAAAGCTCTCGACGCCATCGCTCCGCTGGTCGAAGTCAAGTCCCGCCGTGTAGGCGGTGCTACCTACCAGGTTCCGGTCGAAGTTCGTCCGTCCCGTCGTAACGCCCTGGCTATGCGCTGGCTGGTGGACTTCGCGCGCAAGCGCGGTGAGAAGTCCATGGCTCTGCGTCTGGCTGGTGAGCTGTTGGATGCTGCTGAAGGCAAAGGCGCTGCTGTCAAGAAGCGTGAAGACGTGCACCGTATGGCTGAGGCCAACAAAGCTTTCTCGCACTACCGCTTCTAA
- the rpsL gene encoding 30S ribosomal protein S12, whose translation MATINQLVRQPRKRIVEKSDVPALQNCPQRRGVCTRVYTTTPKKPNSALRKVCRVRLTNGYEVSSYIGGEGHNLQEHSVVLIRGGRVKDLPGVRYHTVRGSLDTSGVKDRKQGRSKYGTKRPK comes from the coding sequence ATGGCAACTATCAACCAGCTGGTACGTCAGCCGCGTAAGCGCATCGTCGAGAAATCCGACGTGCCTGCGCTGCAGAACTGCCCGCAGCGTCGTGGCGTGTGCACCCGCGTGTACACCACCACGCCGAAGAAACCTAACTCGGCACTGCGTAAAGTGTGCCGCGTGCGTCTGACCAATGGTTACGAAGTTTCTTCGTACATCGGTGGTGAAGGCCACAACCTGCAAGAGCACAGCGTCGTGCTGATCCGTGGCGGTCGTGTAAAGGACCTTCCGGGTGTGCGCTACCACACCGTGCGTGGTTCGCTGGATACCTCCGGCGTCAAAGACCGTAAGCAAGGTCGTTCCAAGTACGGTACCAAGCGTCCGAAATAA
- the rpoC gene encoding DNA-directed RNA polymerase subunit beta', with protein MKDLLNLLKNQGQIEEFDAIRIGLASPEMIRSWSFGEVKKPETINYRTFKPERDGLFCAKIFGPVKDYECLCGKYKRLKHRGVICEKCGVEVALAKVRRERMAHIELASPVAHIWFLKSLPSRIGLLMDMTLRDIERVLYFESYVVIDPGMTTLEKGQLLNDEQYFEALEEFGDDFDARMGAEAVRELLHAIDLDHEIGRLREEIPQTNSETKIKKLSKRLKLMEAFKDSGNLPEWMVLTVLPVLPPDLRPLVPLDGGRFATSDLNDLYRRVINRNNRLKRLLDLSAPDIIVRNEKRMLQEAVDALLDNGRRGRAITGSNKRPLKSLADMIKGKQGRFRQNLLGKRVDYSGRSVITVGPTLRLHQCGLPKKMALELFKPFIFGKLEMRGLATTIKAAKKMVERELPEVWDVLAEVIREHPVLLNRAPTLHRLGIQAFEPVLIEGKAIQLHPLVCAAYNADFDGDQMAVHVPLTLEAQLEARALMMSTNNILSPANGEPIIVPSQDVVLGLYYMTREAVNAKGEGRVFADLQEVDRVFRAGEASLHARVKVRINETIKEKDGSITKNTRIVDTTVGRALLFQIVPAGLSYDVVNQSMKKKAISKLINQCYRTVGLKDTVIFADQLMYTGFAYSTISGVSIGVNDFVIPDEKARIIDAATEEVKEIESQYASGLVTQGEKYNKVIDLWSKANDEVSKAMMANLSKEPVVDREGKTVEQESFNSMYMMADSGARGSAAQIRQLAGMRGLMAKPDGSIIETPITANFREGLSVLQYFISTHGARKGLADTALKTANSGYLTRRLVDVAQDLVVTEIDCGTEHGLLMTPHIEGGDVVEPLGERVLGRVIAKDVFKPGTEDVIVPAGTLIDEQWVEFIELNSVDEVVVRSPITCETRYGICAKCYGRDLARGHRVNIGEAVGVIAAQSIGEPGTQLTMRTFHIGGAASRTSAADSVQVKNGGAIRLHNLKHVERVDGNLVAVSRSGELAVADEFGRERERYKLPYGAVISVKEGDKVDAGAIVAKWDPHTHPIVTEMKGTVTFVGMEEGITIKRQTDELTGLTNIEVLDPKDRPAAGKDIRPAIKMVDANGKELLLPGTDVPAQYFLPANALVGVADGAQIAVGDVIARIPQETSKTRDITGGLPRVADLFEARRPKEASILAEISGTISFGKETKGKRRLVITPTDGSDPYEELIPKWRHLNVFEGEQVNRGEVISDGPSDPHDILRLLGVSALAKYIVNEIQDVYRLQGVKINDKHIETILRQMLRKVEVSESGDSSFIKGDQMELTQVLGENERLAEEDKFVAKYTRVLLGITKASLSTESFISAASFQETTRVLTEAAVTGKRDYLRGLKENVVVGRLIPAGTGLAYHSERKRRREADKPVRVSASEVEAALTEALNSSGN; from the coding sequence TTGAAAGACCTACTGAATTTGCTGAAAAACCAGGGTCAGATCGAAGAGTTCGACGCCATCCGTATCGGATTGGCCTCGCCTGAGATGATCCGTTCGTGGTCGTTCGGTGAAGTTAAAAAGCCGGAAACCATCAACTACCGTACCTTCAAGCCAGAGCGCGACGGCCTGTTCTGCGCCAAGATCTTTGGCCCGGTCAAGGACTACGAGTGCCTGTGCGGCAAGTACAAGCGCCTCAAGCACCGCGGTGTGATCTGCGAGAAGTGCGGCGTTGAAGTTGCTCTGGCCAAGGTTCGTCGTGAGCGCATGGCGCACATCGAACTCGCCTCGCCAGTCGCCCACATCTGGTTCCTGAAGTCGCTGCCGTCCCGTATCGGCCTGCTGATGGACATGACCCTGCGTGATATCGAACGCGTGCTCTATTTCGAGAGCTACGTGGTGATCGATCCTGGCATGACCACCCTCGAGAAGGGCCAGCTTCTGAACGACGAGCAGTACTTCGAAGCGCTGGAAGAGTTCGGTGATGACTTCGACGCGCGCATGGGCGCCGAGGCCGTTCGCGAGCTGCTGCACGCCATTGACCTGGATCACGAGATCGGCCGCCTGCGTGAAGAGATTCCGCAGACCAACTCCGAGACCAAGATCAAGAAGCTGTCCAAACGCCTGAAGCTGATGGAAGCCTTCAAGGACTCCGGCAACCTGCCGGAGTGGATGGTGCTGACCGTTCTGCCGGTTCTGCCGCCGGATCTGCGTCCGCTGGTGCCGCTCGATGGTGGCCGTTTCGCCACTTCCGATCTGAACGACCTGTATCGCCGCGTCATCAACCGTAACAACCGTCTGAAGCGCCTGCTTGATCTGTCGGCGCCGGACATCATCGTGCGCAACGAAAAGCGCATGCTGCAGGAAGCGGTTGATGCCCTGCTCGACAACGGCCGTCGCGGTCGCGCCATCACTGGCTCGAACAAGCGTCCGCTGAAGTCGCTGGCTGACATGATCAAAGGTAAGCAAGGTCGCTTCCGTCAGAACCTGCTCGGTAAGCGCGTGGACTACTCCGGTCGTTCCGTGATTACTGTGGGCCCGACCCTGCGCCTGCACCAGTGCGGCCTGCCGAAGAAGATGGCTCTCGAGCTGTTCAAACCGTTCATTTTCGGCAAGCTGGAAATGCGTGGTCTGGCGACCACCATCAAGGCCGCCAAGAAGATGGTCGAGCGCGAGCTGCCGGAGGTTTGGGACGTTCTCGCTGAAGTGATCCGCGAACACCCCGTCCTGCTCAACCGTGCACCGACCCTGCACCGTCTGGGTATCCAGGCGTTCGAGCCGGTACTGATCGAAGGTAAAGCCATCCAGCTGCACCCGCTGGTCTGCGCCGCGTACAACGCCGACTTCGACGGTGACCAGATGGCCGTACACGTGCCGCTGACCCTGGAAGCCCAGCTCGAAGCGCGCGCACTGATGATGTCGACCAACAACATCCTGTCGCCCGCCAACGGTGAGCCAATCATCGTGCCGTCGCAGGACGTTGTATTGGGTCTGTACTACATGACCCGTGAAGCGGTGAACGCCAAGGGTGAAGGTCGCGTATTCGCCGACCTGCAGGAAGTCGACCGCGTATTCCGCGCCGGCGAAGCGTCCCTGCACGCCCGTGTGAAAGTGCGTATCAACGAAACCATCAAAGAGAAAGATGGTTCGATCACCAAGAATACCCGCATCGTCGACACCACCGTTGGCCGTGCGCTGCTGTTCCAGATCGTACCGGCTGGCCTGTCCTACGACGTGGTCAACCAGTCGATGAAGAAGAAGGCGATCTCCAAGCTGATCAACCAGTGCTACCGCACCGTGGGTCTGAAGGACACCGTCATCTTCGCCGACCAGCTGATGTACACCGGTTTCGCCTACTCGACCATCTCCGGTGTGTCGATCGGCGTGAACGACTTCGTCATCCCGGATGAGAAGGCGCGCATCATCGACGCCGCTACCGAGGAAGTGAAGGAAATTGAATCGCAGTACGCCTCCGGTCTGGTCACCCAGGGCGAGAAGTACAACAAGGTGATCGACCTCTGGTCGAAGGCCAACGACGAAGTTTCCAAGGCGATGATGGCCAACCTCTCGAAAGAGCCGGTTGTCGATCGCGAAGGCAAGACCGTCGAGCAGGAGTCCTTCAACTCCATGTACATGATGGCGGACTCTGGTGCTCGTGGTAGTGCCGCCCAGATCCGTCAGCTGGCCGGTATGCGTGGTCTGATGGCCAAGCCGGACGGCTCCATCATCGAGACGCCGATCACCGCGAACTTCCGCGAAGGTCTGTCGGTTCTGCAGTACTTCATCTCCACCCACGGTGCTCGTAAAGGCCTGGCGGATACCGCACTGAAGACCGCGAACTCCGGTTACCTGACCCGTCGTCTGGTCGACGTGGCGCAGGATCTGGTGGTGACCGAGATCGACTGCGGCACCGAGCACGGTCTGCTGATGACTCCGCACATCGAAGGCGGCGACGTCGTCGAGCCGTTGGGTGAGCGCGTACTGGGTCGTGTCATCGCCAAGGACGTGTTCAAGCCGGGCACCGAAGACGTCATCGTTCCGGCCGGCACCCTGATCGACGAGCAGTGGGTCGAGTTCATCGAGCTGAACAGCGTCGACGAAGTCGTCGTGCGTTCGCCGATCACCTGTGAAACCCGCTATGGCATCTGCGCCAAGTGCTACGGTCGCGATCTGGCCCGTGGTCACCGCGTCAACATCGGTGAAGCGGTCGGCGTTATCGCTGCCCAGTCCATCGGTGAGCCGGGTACCCAGCTCACCATGCGTACCTTCCACATCGGTGGTGCCGCCAGCCGTACTTCGGCTGCCGACAGCGTCCAGGTGAAGAACGGCGGTGCGATCCGTCTGCACAACCTCAAGCACGTCGAGCGCGTGGACGGCAATCTGGTAGCGGTTTCCCGCTCCGGCGAGCTGGCTGTGGCTGACGAGTTCGGTCGTGAGCGCGAGCGCTACAAGCTGCCGTACGGCGCCGTGATTTCGGTGAAGGAAGGCGACAAGGTCGACGCTGGCGCCATCGTCGCCAAGTGGGATCCGCACACCCACCCGATCGTGACCGAAATGAAGGGTACCGTGACCTTCGTCGGCATGGAGGAGGGCATCACCATCAAGCGCCAGACCGACGAACTGACCGGTCTGACCAACATCGAGGTTCTCGATCCGAAGGATCGTCCGGCTGCTGGCAAGGACATTCGTCCGGCCATCAAGATGGTCGACGCCAACGGCAAGGAACTGCTGCTGCCGGGTACCGACGTTCCCGCTCAGTACTTCCTGCCTGCCAACGCCCTGGTCGGCGTGGCGGATGGTGCGCAGATCGCGGTTGGTGACGTTATCGCCCGTATCCCGCAGGAAACCTCGAAGACTCGCGACATCACCGGTGGTCTGCCGCGCGTTGCCGACCTGTTCGAAGCTCGTCGTCCGAAAGAAGCTTCGATCCTGGCGGAAATCAGCGGCACCATCTCGTTCGGCAAGGAGACCAAGGGCAAGCGCCGTCTGGTCATCACGCCGACCGATGGTAGCGATCCGTACGAGGAGCTGATTCCTAAGTGGCGTCACCTGAACGTCTTCGAAGGCGAACAAGTGAACCGCGGTGAAGTCATCTCCGACGGCCCGAGCGATCCGCACGATATCCTGCGTCTGCTGGGTGTGAGCGCGCTGGCCAAGTACATCGTCAACGAGATCCAGGACGTTTACCGTCTGCAGGGCGTGAAGATCAACGACAAGCACATCGAGACCATCCTGCGGCAGATGCTGCGTAAGGTCGAAGTGAGTGAGTCGGGCGATTCGTCCTTCATCAAAGGCGATCAGATGGAGCTCACCCAGGTTCTGGGCGAGAACGAGCGTCTGGCCGAAGAGGACAAGTTCGTCGCCAAGTACACTCGTGTACTGCTGGGTATCACCAAGGCCTCGCTGTCCACCGAGTCGTTCATCTCCGCGGCTTCCTTCCAGGAAACTACCCGCGTACTGACCGAAGCGGCGGTAACCGGCAAGCGCGACTACCTGCGCGGTCTGAAAGAAAACGTGGTCGTGGGTCGTCTGATCCCGGCTGGTACCGGCCTGGCCTACCACAGCGAACGCAAGCGTCGTCGTGAAGCCGACAAGCCGGTACGTGTCAGCGCCAGTGAAGTGGAAGCCGCACTGACCGAAGCGCTGAACTCCAGCGGAAATTGA
- the rpoB gene encoding DNA-directed RNA polymerase subunit beta has translation MAYSYTEKKRIRKDFSKLPDVMDVPYLLAIQLDSYREFLQQGVSKEQFRDIGLHAAFKSVFPIISYSGNAALEYVGYRLGEPAFDVKECVLRGVTFAVPLRVKVRLIIFDKESSNKAIKDIKEQEVYMGEIPLMTENGTFVINGTERVIVSQLHRSPGVFFDHDRGKTHSSGKLLYSARIIPYRGSWLDFEFDPKDAVFVRIDRRRKLPASVLLRALGYSTEEVLDAFYDTNVFHVKGESLNLELVPQRLRGEVAVLDIKDGSGKVIVEQGRRITARHINQLDKAGIKELEVPLDYVIGRTTAKAIVHPATGEIIAECNTELTADLLVKMAKAQVVRFETLYTNDIDCGPFISDTLKIDSTTNQLEALVEIYRMMRPGEPPTKDAAETLFNNLFFSAERYDLSAVGRMKFNRRIGRTEIEGSGVLSKEDIVAVLKTLVDIRNGKGIVDDIDHLGNRRVRCVGEMAENQFRVGLVRVERAVKERLSMAESEGLMPQDLINAKPVAAAVKEFFGSSQLSQFMDQNNPLSEITHKRRVSALGPGGLTRERAGFEVRDVHPTHYGRVCPIETPEGPNIGLINSLAAYARTNQYGFLESPYRVVKEGQVTDEIVFLSAIEEADHVIAQASATLNDKGQLIDELVAVRHLNEFTVKAPEDVTLMDVSPKQVVSVAASLIPFLEHDDANRALMGSNMQRQAVPTLRADKPLVGTGMERNVARDSGVCVVARRGGVIDSVDASRIVVRVNDDEVETGEAGVDIYNLTKYTRSNQNTCINQRPLVRKGDKVARSDIMADGPSTDMGELALGQNMRVAFMPWNGFNFEDSICLSERVVQEDRFTTIHIQELTCVARDTKLGPEEISSDIPNVGEAALNKLDEAGIVYVGAEVGPGDILVGKVTPKGETQLTPEEKLLRAIFGEKASDVKDTSLRVPTGTKGTVIDVQVFTRDGVERDSRALSIEKMQLDEIRKDLNEEFRIVEGATFERLRSALVGAIAEGGAGLKKGTAITDEFLDGLERGQWFKLRMADDALNEQLEKAQAYISDRRQLLDDKFEDKKRKLQQGDDLAPGVLKIVKVYLAIRRRIQPGDKMAGRHGNKGVVSVIMPVEDMPHDANGTPVDIVLNPLGVPSRMNVGQILETHLGLAAKGLGEKINRMLEEQRKIAELRKFLAEIYNEIGGRQENLDEFSDTEILELANNLKGGVPMATAVFDGAKETEIKAMLKLADLPESGQMRLFDGRTGNQFERPTTVGYMYMLKLNHLVDDKMHARSTGSYSLVTQQPLGGKAQFGGQRFGEMEVWALEAYGAAYTLQEMLTVKSDDVNGRTKMYKNIVDGDHRMEPGMPESFNVLIKEIRSLGIDIDLETE, from the coding sequence ATGGCTTACTCATACACTGAGAAAAAACGTATCCGCAAGGACTTTAGCAAGTTGCCGGATGTCATGGATGTGCCTTACCTCCTGGCCATCCAGCTGGATTCGTACCGCGAATTCCTGCAGCAAGGGGTGAGCAAGGAACAGTTCCGCGACATCGGCCTGCACGCGGCCTTCAAGTCGGTATTCCCGATCATCAGCTACTCCGGCAACGCCGCCCTGGAGTATGTCGGCTATCGCCTGGGCGAGCCGGCGTTCGACGTCAAGGAGTGCGTCCTGCGTGGCGTGACCTTCGCCGTGCCGCTGCGCGTGAAAGTGCGCCTGATCATTTTCGACAAAGAGTCGTCGAACAAAGCGATCAAGGACATCAAAGAGCAAGAAGTGTACATGGGCGAAATTCCGCTCATGACCGAGAACGGTACCTTCGTCATCAACGGTACCGAGCGCGTCATCGTGTCCCAGCTGCACCGTTCGCCAGGCGTGTTCTTCGACCACGACCGTGGCAAGACTCACAGCTCGGGCAAGCTGCTGTACTCCGCTCGCATCATTCCTTACCGCGGTTCCTGGTTGGACTTCGAGTTCGATCCGAAGGACGCGGTATTCGTGCGTATCGACCGTCGCCGCAAACTGCCGGCTTCCGTCCTGCTGCGCGCGTTGGGTTATAGCACTGAAGAAGTGCTGGATGCCTTCTATGACACCAACGTCTTCCACGTGAAGGGCGAGAGCCTGAACCTGGAGCTGGTTCCGCAGCGTCTGCGCGGTGAAGTCGCCGTGCTCGACATCAAGGATGGCAGCGGCAAGGTCATCGTCGAACAGGGGCGTCGTATCACTGCCCGTCACATCAATCAGCTGGACAAGGCTGGTATCAAAGAGCTGGAAGTTCCGCTCGACTACGTCATTGGCCGCACCACTGCCAAGGCGATCGTGCACCCGGCTACCGGCGAAATCATCGCCGAGTGCAACACCGAGCTGACCGCCGACCTGCTGGTCAAGATGGCCAAGGCTCAGGTCGTTCGTTTCGAGACCCTGTACACCAACGACATCGATTGTGGTCCGTTCATCAGCGACACGCTGAAGATCGACAGCACCACCAATCAGTTGGAAGCGCTGGTCGAGATCTACCGCATGATGCGTCCTGGCGAGCCTCCAACCAAGGACGCTGCCGAGACCCTGTTCAACAACCTGTTCTTCAGTGCCGAGCGCTACGACCTGTCCGCCGTGGGCCGCATGAAGTTCAACCGCCGTATCGGTCGCACCGAGATCGAAGGTTCGGGCGTGCTGAGCAAGGAAGACATCGTTGCCGTACTGAAGACCCTGGTCGACATCCGTAACGGTAAAGGCATCGTCGACGACATCGACCACCTGGGTAACCGTCGCGTACGTTGCGTTGGCGAGATGGCCGAGAACCAGTTCCGTGTAGGTCTGGTGCGCGTCGAGCGTGCGGTCAAAGAGCGTCTGTCGATGGCTGAAAGCGAAGGCCTGATGCCGCAAGACCTGATCAACGCCAAGCCGGTTGCGGCGGCGGTGAAGGAGTTCTTCGGTTCCAGCCAGCTTTCGCAGTTCATGGACCAGAACAACCCGCTCTCCGAGATCACCCACAAGCGCCGTGTTTCCGCACTCGGCCCAGGCGGTCTGACCCGTGAGCGCGCCGGCTTCGAAGTCCGCGACGTACACCCGACTCACTACGGCCGTGTGTGCCCGATCGAAACGCCAGAAGGCCCGAACATCGGTCTGATCAACTCGCTGGCGGCCTATGCCCGCACCAACCAGTACGGCTTCCTGGAAAGCCCGTACCGTGTGGTCAAGGAAGGTCAGGTCACCGACGAGATCGTGTTCCTGTCCGCCATCGAAGAAGCCGACCACGTGATCGCTCAGGCGTCCGCGACCCTGAACGACAAAGGTCAGCTGATCGACGAACTGGTTGCCGTGCGTCACCTCAACGAATTCACCGTCAAGGCGCCGGAAGACGTCACCCTGATGGACGTTTCGCCGAAGCAGGTAGTCTCGGTTGCCGCCTCGCTGATTCCGTTCCTCGAGCACGACGACGCCAACCGTGCACTGATGGGGTCGAACATGCAGCGTCAGGCTGTACCGACTCTGCGTGCCGACAAGCCGCTGGTGGGTACCGGCATGGAGCGCAACGTCGCCCGTGACTCCGGTGTCTGCGTCGTGGCTCGTCGTGGTGGTGTGATCGACTCCGTCGACGCCAGCCGTATCGTGGTTCGCGTCAATGATGACGAAGTCGAAACTGGCGAAGCCGGTGTCGACATCTACAACCTGACCAAATACACCCGCTCCAACCAGAACACCTGCATCAACCAGCGTCCGCTGGTGCGCAAGGGTGACAAGGTTGCGCGCAGCGACATCATGGCTGACGGCCCGTCCACCGATATGGGTGAACTGGCGCTGGGTCAGAACATGCGCGTTGCGTTCATGCCGTGGAACGGCTTCAACTTCGAAGACTCCATCTGCCTGTCCGAGCGTGTGGTTCAGGAAGACCGCTTCACCACCATCCACATTCAGGAACTGACCTGTGTGGCGCGTGACACCAAGCTCGGCCCAGAGGAAATCTCCTCCGACATCCCGAACGTTGGCGAAGCTGCTCTGAACAAGCTGGACGAAGCCGGTATCGTCTACGTCGGCGCCGAAGTCGGCCCGGGCGACATCCTGGTCGGTAAGGTCACTCCGAAAGGCGAGACCCAGCTGACCCCGGAAGAGAAGCTGCTGCGTGCGATCTTCGGTGAGAAGGCGTCCGACGTTAAGGACACTTCCCTGCGTGTGCCGACCGGCACCAAGGGCACCGTCATCGACGTGCAGGTCTTCACCCGTGATGGCGTCGAGCGCGATAGCCGTGCCCTGTCGATCGAGAAGATGCAACTGGACGAGATCCGCAAGGATCTGAACGAAGAGTTCCGCATCGTCGAAGGTGCGACCTTCGAGCGTCTGCGTTCCGCTCTGGTCGGCGCGATCGCCGAAGGCGGCGCTGGCCTGAAGAAAGGCACCGCGATCACCGACGAGTTCCTCGACGGTCTCGAGCGTGGCCAGTGGTTCAAACTGCGCATGGCCGACGACGCCCTGAACGAGCAGTTGGAGAAGGCCCAGGCCTACATCTCCGACCGCCGTCAGCTGCTCGACGACAAGTTCGAAGACAAGAAGCGCAAGCTGCAGCAGGGCGATGACCTGGCTCCGGGCGTACTGAAGATCGTCAAGGTCTACCTGGCCATCCGCCGTCGCATCCAGCCGGGTGACAAGATGGCCGGTCGTCACGGTAACAAGGGTGTCGTTTCGGTGATCATGCCGGTCGAAGACATGCCGCACGACGCCAACGGTACTCCGGTCGACATCGTGTTGAACCCGCTGGGCGTTCCGTCGCGTATGAACGTCGGTCAGATTCTCGAAACCCACCTGGGCCTCGCGGCCAAGGGCCTGGGCGAGAAGATCAACCGCATGCTCGAAGAGCAGCGCAAGATCGCCGAACTGCGCAAGTTCCTTGCTGAGATCTACAACGAGATCGGTGGCCGTCAGGAAAACCTCGACGAGTTCTCCGATACCGAGATCCTCGAGCTGGCGAATAACCTCAAGGGTGGTGTACCGATGGCAACTGCCGTGTTCGACGGCGCCAAGGAAACCGAGATCAAGGCCATGCTGAAGCTGGCTGATCTGCCTGAGAGTGGCCAGATGCGTCTGTTCGACGGTCGTACCGGTAACCAGTTCGAGCGTCCGACCACCGTCGGCTACATGTACATGCTCAAACTGAACCACCTGGTGGACGACAAGATGCACGCCCGTTCCACTGGTTCCTACAGCCTGGTTACCCAGCAGCCGCTGGGTGGTAAGGCGCAGTTCGGTGGTCAGCGTTTCGGGGAGATGGAGGTCTGGGCACTGGAAGCCTATGGCGCCGCCTACACCCTGCAGGAAATGCTGACCGTGAAGTCGGACGACGTGAACGGCCGTACCAAGATGTACAAGAACATCGTGGATGGCGATCACCGTATGGAGCCGGGCATGCCCGAGTCCTTCAACGTACTGATCAAAGAGATCCGTTCGCTCGGCATCGATATCGATCTGGAAACCGAATAA
- the rplL gene encoding 50S ribosomal protein L7/L12: MSLTNEQIIEAIGQKSVVEIVELIKAMEETFGVTAAAAVAAGPAVAAAAAEEQTEFTIVLAEAGDKKVNVIKAVRELTGLGLKEAKAVVDGAPGVVKEGVSKEEAEAAKKALEEAGAKVELK, encoded by the coding sequence ATGTCTCTGACTAACGAGCAAATCATCGAAGCGATCGGCCAGAAATCCGTTGTGGAAATCGTTGAGCTGATCAAAGCGATGGAAGAAACCTTCGGCGTTACCGCTGCTGCTGCTGTTGCCGCTGGCCCAGCTGTTGCCGCTGCCGCTGCTGAAGAGCAGACCGAGTTCACCATCGTCCTGGCTGAAGCTGGCGACAAGAAAGTGAACGTGATCAAAGCCGTTCGCGAGCTGACCGGTCTGGGTCTGAAAGAAGCCAAGGCTGTTGTTGACGGCGCCCCGGGCGTGGTCAAAGAAGGCGTTTCGAAAGAAGAAGCCGAAGCTGCCAAGAAGGCACTGGAAGAAGCTGGCGCCAAGGTCGAGCTCAAGTAA
- the rplJ gene encoding 50S ribosomal protein L10: MAIKLEDKKAIVAEVNEAAKAGLSAVVADARGVTVGAMTGLRKEARAAGVYVKVVRNTLLKRAVEGTQFDVLNDVFKGPTLIAFSNEHPGAAARIFKEFAKGQDKFEIKAAAFEGKFLAANQIDVLATLPTRDEGIAQLMSVIQGATSKLARTLAAIRDQKEAAAA, from the coding sequence TCGTCGCTGAAGTCAACGAGGCTGCCAAAGCCGGTCTGTCCGCTGTCGTGGCTGATGCCCGTGGCGTGACTGTCGGCGCAATGACCGGACTCCGTAAAGAGGCCCGAGCGGCTGGTGTGTACGTGAAAGTCGTGCGCAACACCCTGCTCAAGCGCGCTGTTGAAGGCACTCAGTTCGACGTGCTCAACGACGTGTTCAAAGGCCCGACCCTGATCGCGTTCTCCAACGAACATCCGGGCGCTGCTGCTCGTATCTTCAAGGAATTCGCCAAGGGTCAGGACAAGTTCGAGATCAAGGCAGCTGCGTTCGAGGGCAAGTTCCTCGCAGCAAACCAGATCGACGTACTGGCAACTCTGCCGACCCGTGATGAGGGCATCGCGCAGCTGATGAGCGTTATTCAAGGCGCCACCAGCAAGCTCGCCCGCACCCTGGCAGCTATTCGCGACCAGAAAGAAGCTGCTGCTGCCTAA